A single window of Myripristis murdjan chromosome 21, fMyrMur1.1, whole genome shotgun sequence DNA harbors:
- the cd302 gene encoding CD302 antigen, with protein sequence MESHKKYMSPSFLCCIVVLCIHLQSSLAGDCPADGRTWVPFGQRCYHFVHGEEDTIKSYTIERAKSLCQHFELVTIQSAEENDFIINYSPHVWKGKINVWLGMFFDTDSEHMKWLGKETVSYTNWEYSPIPSDLAAVDTCVALHSDSGRWENISCQDEVENGVICETTQITPGEGKQKASPLLSALVILAVVAIMGISAVIWFLHQKHNLGSTIFTAFEYHPPFRAPAADESCLVMAEETDSMP encoded by the exons ATGGAGTCGCATAAGAAATACATGTCACCTTCATTCCTATGCtgtattgttgtgttgtgtatccATCTGCAGTCATCTTTAGCGGGAG ATTGCCCCGCAGACGGACGAACCTGGGTGCCCTTTGGACAGAGATGCTACCACTTTGTCCATGGAGAAGAAGACACAATTAAAAGCTACACCATTGAAAGAGCAAAGTCTCTCTGCCAACATTTTG aacttGTGACCATCCAGAGTGCCGAGGAGAATGATTTCATCATTAATTATAGCCCACATGTGTGGAAAGGAAAGATAAACGTGTGGCTTGGCATGTTTTTTGACACCGACA GTGAGCACATGAAGTGGCTCGGTAAGGAAACTGTGAGCTACACAAACTGGGAATACAGCCCAATTCCGTCTGACCTTGCGGCCGTGGATACATGTGTGGCACTGCACAGCGACTCGGGAAGGTGGGAGAACATCAGCTGTCAGGACGAAGTGGAGAATGGAGTGATCTGCGAGACGACTCAGA ttacaCCCGGGGAAGGCAAGCAGA AAGCTAGCCCACTGTTGTCTGCCTTAGTCATTCTGGCTGTGGTCGCTATCATGGGAATCTCAGCAGTCATTTGGTTCCTGCACCAGAAGCACAATCTTGGCTCCACCATCTTCACTGCATTTGAGTACCACCCTCCATTCCGGGCGCCGGCTGCAGACGAGTCCTGCCTGGTGATGGctgaagagacagacagcatgCCGTAG